The Thermomicrobiales bacterium genome contains the following window.
CGATGACGATCAGGATCAGCAGCAGCGCGATTGCCCGCCAGGCCGTCGCCAGCCGCTCCCACGGGTAGCCGGCCGTCAGCAGGACCACGTGGATCAGCAGCAGCGCCCCGGCCAGCAGCGGCAGATTAATCCAGAAGAACAGCGTCACGCCGGCCAGCGTTAGCGCCGCGAGCTTCACCCGCGAGTCGAGCCGGTGCAGCCAGGAGTCGCCCGCGACGTAGAACTCCAGCGCGTTCGCCGTCATCGCCGGCCCGCCAGTAGCTCCGCGCACGCCGCCACGAAGGCGTCCGGCGTCGCCACCCTGGCCGGCATCCCCAGCGGCCGCAGCGCCTGCGCCAGCCGCGCCGCCTCGGGTGGGTCGAGACTGGTCGTTGCCAGCAGCTCCGGCTGGTCGAACAGCGCCTGCGGTGTGTCATCGCCAACGATCCTGCCCTGCCGCAGGACGACCATCCGGTCCGCGTGGGCAGCGACGAGCGGCATCTCGTGGGTGATCAGAATCACCAGCCGGCCCTCGCCGACCAGCCCGCGCAGCATCGCCATCAGCTCCTCGGTGCGCCGGTGGTCCAGCCCGCCGGTCGGCTCGTCGAGCACCAGCGCGCGCGGGTTCATCGCCATCACCGCCGCCAGCGCCGTCAGCCGCCGCAGCCCCCGCCCCAGCGACGCAGGGTGCCGGCCAGAGATCGTGTCCAGCCCGAAGCGACCCAGCGTCTCCTCCACGCGCCCGGCCAGCGCCGCGCCCTCAAGGCCGAGCTGGCGGGGCCCCCACTCCACCTCCGCCCGCACCGTCGGCAGGAAGAGCTGGTGGTCGGGGTTCTGGAAGACGTAGCCAACCCGCGCGGCCAGCCGGCCGACTGCCTCCGTCCGCGTGTCGATGCCGGTCACCGTCACGCGCCCGGCGTCCGGCTTCAGCAGCCCGTTGAGGTGCCGCGCCAGCGTTGATTTGCCCGACCCGTTCTGCCCCACCAGCGCGACGAGCTGGCCGGCCGGCAGCCGCAGCGAAACGTCGACCAACGCCGGCCTCGGTGGCGCCCCTGGCGCGACGTAGGCGTAGGAGATGTCCTCAACCTCGATCAGCGGCTCGCTCACCGCGCGTCCGTCTCACGCAGCGCGCCGGAGAGCGTCGTCAGCGCGTCGTCATGCTCGACGAAGGCGAACGCCGTGC
Protein-coding sequences here:
- a CDS encoding ATP-binding cassette domain-containing protein, which produces MSEPLIEVEDISYAYVAPGAPPRPALVDVSLRLPAGQLVALVGQNGSGKSTLARHLNGLLKPDAGRVTVTGIDTRTEAVGRLAARVGYVFQNPDHQLFLPTVRAEVEWGPRQLGLEGAALAGRVEETLGRFGLDTISGRHPASLGRGLRRLTALAAVMAMNPRALVLDEPTGGLDHRRTEELMAMLRGLVGEGRLVILITHEMPLVAAHADRMVVLRQGRIVGDDTPQALFDQPELLATTSLDPPEAARLAQALRPLGMPARVATPDAFVAACAELLAGRR